Within the Echinicola sp. 20G genome, the region AATAGATGGAAAAATAGCGTCAAAAGGAAAACTGATTGACATTAGAGACTATGAGGTGAAGAAAAACACTTATGTTAATACACTAAATCCGGCCTAGGCCAATTAAGTTATGGGTAAGGAAAGTATTTTGCATAAGCCATACAACTAGGTAATTGATTTTAAACTAATAACCATTCCAAACCGCACTTATTAAATAATATCCGTTATGGTGAGTGATGTTTCGGTTTACAGCCCTTTCTCATTTTAACCATTGAAAGAAGAATGATCATAAGTGGTTTTTAAAGCCCTTGATTATTGTGGTATCTTGTTAAGATGATATTTATAATGGGCGCACCAAACTGATAACCCAATGAGATTTAATCAAGCCACAACCATTCTTCGAATTTTTGATGAGACAAAGTCCAGGGAGTTCTATATTGACTACTTGGGATTTAAGGTCGACTGGGAGCATCGTTTTGAAGAGGGTATGCCCTTATACATGCAAATATCAATAGACAATTGTGTTTTACACCTGTCTGAGCATCATGGAGACGGCACACCGGGTACTTTCATCAGGATTGAGTGCGATGACATTAAAGGCTACCATAGGGAGTTAATGACAAAAAACTATCGGTTTTTGAATCCTGGAATCAATGAACCGCCTTGGGCAAAATATGAATTGTGTCTTTCGGACCCATTTGGAAACAGACTGATTTTCTTTGAAACATAATGCAAAGGAGTCTTGCAGCATTTGTAGCTCCATAAAATCTGTGATTAAATTAAGGAGAAATATAATGATACAGCCTGACCTAAAAGCGCTTCGGTCATTTGGTAAAATGAGTTTGTAAATGCTGCACAATTCCCATAACATCTCTCCTCCTTACTTTGACCGAAAACTGGGATGGATCATCTACCCAATACTCGGCATATCATTCATCTTCTTTGCCAATGACAATGATTTTAAAACATTGGTCCAACTCCCCTCTTTCAAATGGGATGTGGTATTTTCCATCTTTGCTGCTTCCTTAATTGGGTTCTATTTGGCTTGGTTAACCCGCTATCTTGACAAAAAACATCCTTGGGAAAAAGATTTAAAAAAACGAGCTTCTTGGCAGGTGCTGTTAGGCATTCTAGCTCCCCTTTTTTTCTCTATTGGGCTTGAAGTAATTTATCTTCAGGCAATTGATATCAATATCCGCCAAAGTGGCATTCTAATTTTAGAGTTGCCCCTCTCCTTCTTGTACCTATTCATCATCAACCTCCTTTTTTATCTCAATTATATTTCTTTTGCCTATCAAAAGAACTTGCGAAGTAAATCCACTGAAACCACATCTGTGGAAAAGGTAAAAATATTGGAAGGCGCCAAAGAAAACCTGATTCCCGTTCATCATATTTCCTTTATCCGTAGTACAGAAAAAACACTTTGGTTACACACATTCCAGGACAAACAATTCTTTCAAAATGGCACCCTAAATGATTGGGAAGCCAAACTCCCAAAGCAATTCTTTTACAGGTTGAACAGGCAATTCATTGTTCACCGGGATGCCATTGAAAACATTGAACCTACCGCTACTAGGCGCTTAAAGGTGGTTTTGAAAAACTTTAATGGTGAGGACATTTTTATTCCAAAAACAAAAGCTACAGCATTTAGAAACTGGTGGCAAAGCTAATGTCCGCTTCAGCTTTTAAAATGTCCTGTTCGGTGTATTAATACCCTACAGGCTTATTTTCCACTACTCCTGTGTGTTGTTTTGCAAAAAAAAACAAGTCATGTGGAATATTAGGCATCCTCTCATTTTTATCAAACTTCTGCTTTACGCAGGAACTAGCTTCGGGCAAAGCAAGGCCCTACCCATTAATTTATCCCTATTCAACCAAGCTACGGCTATTCCCTTCACGAGCTTTTTCACTAGCCCTGTACACCCAGGTATTCAAATAGGAACAGAATTTAATTACCACATCAAAACCGGATCAAGGCTATTTCAGACGGCCAACCTGTCCTATTTCTATCATAATTACCTTGCCCAGGGAGTAGGCCTCAACAGTGAACTGGGCTACGAATGTCGATTAAAAAATGGCTTGGCCATCACAGGCCTTTTTGGTCTGGGATATATGCACACTTTTACTACATCAGAGGAGTTTTCATTTTCGGATGGTACATACCATAAACAAAATGATAAGGGGAATTCCAGACTTTTCCCTTCCCTTTCTTTGGACTTGGGCTATTACTTAGATCCATCACGGGATACCAGTCCTAAAATATTTGTTCGCTATCAATCCTGGGCTGAGTTCCCCTACTCTCCGGGATTTATCCCTGTCATGACCCATATCAACTTACATCTTGGCATTAAATTCTTCCTGCATACAAACGACCACAGCCATGAATAGAACCTTGACCATTTTATTTGCGATACTACTTTTATCCTCCTGTAGAGAAGGTGATGATATCGCTCCAGCATTTTACACTTGCGGTTTCACCTTTTCAGACAGCAGTGCTGAAAATGAAAATAATGCCAAGTACCAAAACTTAATGGATGAAATAGTTTCCAATGGAGTGGTTGGCATGACCATGTCAGTTTATCAACCGCAAACTGGAATCTGGATAAGCGCCAGTGGCAAAGCCGACCTGCACAACAATATTGATATGAAACCATGCAACATTTCAAGAGTGGGTTCAACGGTAAAAATGTTCACAGCCATCACGGTATTGATGCTGGCACAAGAAGGCAAACTGGACCTGGACGATCCAATTGCTGATTACCTTCAGGCTGATGTAATTGGAAGAATTGACAATGCAGACAAAGCTACCATCAGACAACTTCTCCAACATTCTAGCGGGATCTTTAACTATATCCAAAACCTCAAATTCCAAACCGCTTCCCTTAATGACCTGATCAAGGAGTGGACACCTGATGAATTATTGTCTTATGCTGAGGGCAAAAAGGCTTATTTTGAACCGGGGACAGATGTTAGGTATTCCAACACAGGGTATATCTTGCTGGGGATGTTGATAGAGCAATTTGAAGGAAAGCCTTTTTATGAGGTATTTGAAGAGAAAATATTCCAGCCCCTAAATTTATCGATGACACAATTTGCGGCTAAAGACCCTGTACCTGATGGTATTGTGAGAGGCTATATTGACTTGTACAGCAAGCTTCAGGTGGTGGAGTCTACCTATTTCAGCGGTTGGGACTATTTCACGGCTGATGGAGGGCTGATTTCCAACCCCAAGGACTTGAATACCTTCTTTCAAGTCTTAATGGGACAAAAGTTACTCAATGCCGAATATTTAGATCAAATGCTCACATGGAAAAGCCCTAAAGAGCCGGACCCTGAGTTTTTCCCGATTGCTTATGGCTTAGGGATATTTCGAATCGAAACTCCTTCGGGGATAGCCTATATGCACAGTGGCGATGCCATAGGGTATTATGCCAATATGCTCTACTTCCCAGATGACTCCACCTCCATCGCCTATGCTGCCAATAGCAACTATGGAAAAATTGACGAATTTCTCTCTACCAAAGAAGCCATGGAGCATATCATCTCCGAGTTAAAAGACTAACTTCTGATGGATGATTAAACCAATCACCCCTACTTCTTGAACATATTGGATTCTATTTGAAATAATGGGTATTACCTAAATCATGAAATGATAAAAACGATAACATTTAGGATTATTGGCCCTTAGGTCCAGAACATTGGCTCGGTTTGCCTAAAAGCAATTGTTATAATTATCAAGCCTCTTTTATTACATTAATTTATTAAAAACCCGGTAATTTCATCAATTATAGTATAAAAATGGAATTAATTTTGCTGAGTTATTGTACTATAAATTAAATCTTTACCTGATAAAATCCTTACTCTGGTTTATTGTAAAAAACCTTTACTGAGAAAACGTCAAAACATTTGAAAATGAACATTTATTCGAAGCGTTTTATTCCCTCAAATCTAAAATTATTCTGTACCCTGGATCGCATGAAAGTGCATCCTAACCTTTACTTATTTTTTTAGGCTTTGCCTTAATGTAATATTGAGATAACAAAACCCATTGACTATTGTTAATATAGTTAAAGGAGTCATTCGAGTCTAAACTCAGTCCATTAGTAATGTTGTCCAGATTAATTTCCTTTTACACTTATCAAACAATTAACACGGTAGTTTCCTGAATTATTAATTAAAAGTCAATACTCCCTCGTTGATAAATCAGGTTTTGTGGCAGCTATTCAGCACATCATTATATTAAAAATTGAACTTTCATGTTGAAACATTTATTCACTTGCTTTTTCTTATTTACGCTTATTCCACTTTCTGCTCAAGAGTTAAACGTTTCTTTGACTACCGGCAACGCTTCTACACTGATCAATGATGGTTATATGGAGGCATCGGTGCAAGGAGGGAAACCTCCATACACTTATAGGTGGAGCAATCAATCTACACCGCTAGATGCTTCAAAAGCCACTGGATTAGTTGAAGGTGTTAAATATTCTTTAGAGGTTACCGACAGTGAAGGAAAATCCCAAAAGGTAACGGAAAAAGTAAAATCCCAGTCTGTCACAGAGCATTTTAATGGAGCTTTTTCCCCTTTGGTAGAGGGCTTGACCACCATCCTGTTTTGGGATCCATTCGAAGCCATTGGAATTTATGATCCAAGGAGTTTTGCTCAAAACAAAGAGGTGGAAATACCTGGTTGGGAAGCCGGTATGAAAGACAAGTTTACTTTGAAGCAATGGTTGGTGCAGTCAGGTAGCCATGTAAATGAAGGAGAACCAGTAGCCGTAGTTCTTTCTCAAAACCAAGGAGAATTGAGGGTAAATGCACCTGCTACGGGCATCTTGCAGCCTTTAGTTAAGACTGGAGAGACCATTTACAATGCAGAAAACAAGGAGGATTTGATTGAAACGGGCGCACATGTATTTGCGAAGGTAAAATACGATAGTCCGGTTGTATTGACCCATCCCAATGGAGATGCACGAACCCATCCCATACCATTTATCGTTATCTGGCTGGTTCTTGGAGCCATTTTCTTCACCGTCAAAATGGGTTTTATCAACATCAGGGGTTTTAAGCACGCTATCCAATTGGCCTCGGGTAAATTCAATGAGGATGATGCTCCTGGTAAAATAACCCACTTTCAGGCCTTTGCCACAGCGACTTCTGCCACGGTGGGTTTAGGTAATATCGCCGGTGTAGCCATAGCGATTTCCCTTGGCGGAGCTGGAGCCACCTTTTGGATTATTATGGCCGGCTTCCTGGGTATGTCTTCCAAGTTTGTAGAATGCCTACTTGGTCTAAAGTACAGGACCATTGCTGACAATGGCAATATTTTTGGCGGCCCCATGAATTACCTTCGCTATGGACTGGAAAAAAGAAACCTTAAGTCCTTGGGTAAATTCCTTGCTGCCTTCTTTGCCGTGCTTTGTGTAGGATTTTCATTCGGGGGTGGAAACATGTTTCAGGCTAACCAGTCCTATGAAATTTTATCCAATCAATTTCCTGTTTTGGAAGGTTTGGGCTTTTGGGTAGGTGTAGTACTAGCCATCTTGGTGGGTATTGTGATCATTGGCGGAATTGATAGCATTGCCAAGGTAACGGAGAAAATTGTTCCTTTTATGGCAGGTCTCTATATTTTTGGTGCCTTGGTAGTGATCTTAGTCAATATTGGTAATATTGGACAAGCATTTTCTGCTATTTGGGATGGCGCTTTCAACCCTTCTGCCCTCAAAGGTGGTTTTATTGGTGTTTTGGTAATCGGTTTCCAAAGAGGGGTATTTTCCAATGAAGCAGGTGTTGGTTCTGCTGCGATTGCCCATAGCCCTGTGAAGACAAACCATCCTCCATCTGAAGGCTTCGTAGGACTATTAGAACCTTTTGTGGACACCATAGTGGTATGTACCCTGACAGCATTGGTCATCATTTTCACCGGAAAACATGAAGTGGAAGGTTTGGGAGGAGTAGCCCTAACATCTGAAGCCTTTGCCAGTGTCATCTCTTGGTTTCCCTACCTATTGGCCGTTGCGGTATTTTTATTTGCGTTCTCCTCCATGGTCTCGTGGTCCTATTATGGCTTAAGAGCTTGGACCTACCTGTTTGGGAATAGCAAAAAGTCAGAATTAGCTTATAAATTGGTATTTGTTATTTTTGTGGTAGTTGGAGCCTCGGTCAGCTTGGGGGCTGTGCTAGACTTCTCCGATATGATGATTTTGTCCATGTCATTTCCTAATATCATCGGACTTTACATCATGAGTGGTGAGGTCAGAAAGGATATGCAAAATTACCTGAAAAAATTAAAAAAAGGAGAACTGTTTTCAAGTCAGAAGAATCAGGATAAAGTAACTGCCTAAGAATATATTGTTCAAAATCCCCAAACTACTTCGCTCTAGCCATTTCTTGAAACGGCCAGTTTATTTGGTATCTTGGATTATGGTACAATCCTAGTGATTAAAAGTCATTAAAAAACATAATAGCATGTGAAGGGATTTGGAAACAATGTTCATTGCATCTGTGGTTTTATCGAACTACCTTCATGGTTCAAAACATTCTTAAGGAATTATAATGTCAATAACTTCAGCATCAGAATTAATCGGAATGCAAGAAATCAGTGAGGTTGTAGCCACTACGCTCAAACTGATGCGGGAGCATACCAAAGTGGGTATGTCCACCAGAGAGTTGGACGAATTTGGAGGCAGTATTTTAAAAAGCTTCGGAGCAAAGTCAGCACCATTAGAAACCTATGGATTTCCAGGTTATACCTGTATCAGCCTGAACAATGAGGCTGCCCATGGAATCCCCTCAACCCAAAAAATAATTCAAGAAGGTGACTTGATCAACATCGATGTTTCTGCTGAGCTCAACGGTTTTTGGTCTGACAATGGAGGTTCATTTGTGATTGGGAAAGACATTTACTTCCATCAACCTTTGGTAGATGCTTCCAAAGAGATTTTACATAAAGCCATTCACCAAATCAAAGGAGGTGTTAAGATTGCAGATATTGGCTACCTTATAGAAACCGAAGCGAAAAAGTCAGGTTATAGCGTTCTCAAGAATTTAGCGGGACATGGAGTGGGCAGAAGCCTCCATGAAAAACCAGACAATATTTTAAACTATAGGGTCAAGGGGAATAAAGAAAGGTTCCAAAAAAATACTACAGTGGCCATTGAAACATTTATTGCTACCCATTCGACCCAAGCGGTAGAACTATCTGACGGATGGACATTGGTGGGAAACAGAGGAGGATTTGTTACCCAACACGAGCACACCATATTGATCACCGATGAAACTCCTGTAATTCTCACCGCGTCCAATGGCATCTGGAATTGAACATACCACTTTGGTCCAAAACAAAAAATAGATCAATATATAGCGTTCATCTCTTCTGGTTTCAGCATTTTTAAGTAATATCGCAACTAGTAATAAAATTAAACTAGAAGATGCTTTTTAAGAAAATAACTATTCTTTTTTCGTTTGTTTTGTGTTTCACATTGAGCAATCTTGTCCATGCCCAGGAAGAAGAAATACTGAACCTCAACAAGCCGGAAAGGGAACAGTGGTTTACGGATTTAGGCTTTGGGATGTTTATCCATTGGAGCATGGATGTGCAGCTCGGAATGGTCATCAGCCACAGCATGGTGGGAGCCTCAGATGACTACCTCAACAGGTATGTCAATGAGCTGCCCAAAACTTTCAATCCCATTAATTTTGATGCCAAACAATGGGCCAATGCGGCGAAGTTGGCCGGAATGAAGTATGTCGTCTTTACTACTAAGCACCACAATGGCTATTGTATGTATGATACCGAAACAACTGATTTTGGCATCATGAACAGCCCATATGGTCAAGATGTAACTAAAATGATTGTAGAAGCCTGTCGAGAGGCTGGCCTGGCTGTCGGGCTATACTTCTCTCCCGACGACTTTTACTTTTTGTACCAGCAAGGAACCCTTATTTCAAGGGTGAGAAAAGAAGCCCTTGCCAGTGGAAACCCTGAGCTCAACGACTATGTAAAAAGACAAATGAAGGAGCTCATGACTAACTATGGGGACATAGATATTGTCTTTTTGGATGGGATGGAACAATTTGCCAAAACAGAATTGGCAAAAGTTTGTTGGGAGATCAATCCTAACGTGGTGGTTACCAGAGGAGCTATTTTCACGCCAGAACAAGAATCTCCCGAAAGCCCTATCCCTTCTCCATGGGAAGCTTGCTACACCTTTGGTGACCAGTGGCAATACCGACCCACCAATGAAAACTACAAAACAGCCAAAGATGCCATCTTAAAATTGATCGACATCAAAGCTAAGGGGGGTAACTTACTTCTTAACTTTGGCCCTGACGCCTTGGGTAACTTTCCACCAGAGCAATTGGGAGTACTCAATGAAATCTCACTTTGGATGTTTATCAATCAAGAGGTATTCGATGAAACCATCCCCCATCATATCATCAAAGAAGATAACATGTGGTTTTTGACTTCAAAAGACAAAAAAACTGCCTATATTATTATCAATGAGGACAAATGGAAGTTTGGTGAACGCAAGAACTTCAGCATTAAAGCATTTAAATCAACTGATAGAAGTGAAATTTCTGTGTTGGGTCATAATGGAAAAGTACTGGAGTATCAAAAAGAGGCAACCCCTACTCCAACTGTAAATCAAACAGGAAACGAAATGAACATTTCAGTTACCCGTTCCCAAAGAATTTATAACGACCGCCAATGGCGTAACCCTGTGGTCGTCAAAGTGACTGCAATTCAGTAGGCCGATTGGTATAAAACCGACAAAGATTGGCCCGGTACTCCACAGGAGTTAAGTGTTTAATCAGTAGTTGGAAAATACCCAAAGGAAGCCTTCATGAAAACCATATTTCAGTACTACTCAAAAAGTAAAAAAGCCTCAAAAAAACACAAGAAAAATAATACCAAGCTGCTTCAATCAAGCTTAATTGCCTTACTCTACCTAGCACTTTTGTGTCCCGCTTTTGGTCAATTAAGCGTAAGCGAGAACGGTCGATATTTGGTAAAACAGGATGGCAAACCTTTCTTTTGGCTGGGAGATACTGCCTGGGGCCTTTTTCAAAAGCTTGACCGGGAAGAGGTAGATTTTTACTTAAAGGAAAGAGCTGAGCAAGGATATTCGGTCATCCATGCCGCTGCAGTTCACAAAAACCCTTTTATTGTTCCTGAGCTCGAAAACAGTTATGGTGATAAGGCATTTGCAAATGAAGCCTTAATGAAACCAGCCATCACTGAAGGTAACGATCCTGAAGACAGCAATGCCTATGATTACTGGGATCATGTGGACTACATCATCGACAAAGCGGAAGAACATGGTCTCACCTTGGTATTCTTGCCTTTATTTGGGATGACAGAAGGTGATGCATACAACCTTATCACTCCAGGCAATGCTTATCAATATGGTACATTCTTGGGCAAACGCTATCAGCATAAAGGCAACCTCATCTGGTGCATGGGAGGAGATGTACTTGCCGAAAGTCCCACCCAAAAGGCTATATGGAATTTACTGGCCAGAGGTATCACCGAGGGTATTGCCCAATCGGAAGATTACTCCCAAACCTTGATGACTTACCACGTTCGGGGAGGCCATTCTTCTTCTGACTATTTTGAAAATGCTCCTTGGATAGACTTCCATATGATTCAGACTTGGGACTCCTACACCAAAATTTACGGGATAGTAAGCAATGACTACAATCATAAAATCACCAAACCGGTATTGCATGGAGAAGGTGCATATGAAGATGGACCGGAATATCCAACCAAGCCCATTACGCCCCATAAAATAAGAAAACAAGCCTATTGGGCTACTTTTGCGGGTGGAATGCACACTTATGGAAACACTAATATTTGGAGCTTTGGATCCAACCCTAAGTATTTTACCGAAGATTGGAAGGAAGCACTTCTTTCTGAAGGCGCCCAAAGTATGTTCATCTATCAGGCATTTTTCCAATCTATAAACTGGTGGGACTTTATACCAGACCAATCTGTCTTCCTTGAAGGAAAAGGAGATGGAGACCATTTAAATGTAGCCATGCAATCAGAAAGCAACCAACAGCTTTTAGTTTATTTTCCTGAGCCTGCTGAAGTAATCCTTGACCTTAAAATATTCAAAGGGGAGAAAGATATCTTTATCAAATGGTTTGATCCGAAAACAGGAAAAGAGATCAAACCTACTAAAGAGAAAAACAAAGGGACATTAAGCATCAAAACCCCAAATGAAATGGAAGATGCCTTGCTTTTATTAAGCTCTCGCAAATAGGTTTTTACCATTAGGTTCAAAATAATACTCCAAAAGGACTCTAGCAATCTTGCAAACTATTGATAAAATCATAGGATAGTTATTTTGGAACGAAATGAAGGAAGGGTAATGCCTCTTAAAATGAATAAGCGCAAGCATTGGTTTAATCAACTTAAATTGCCTTTACCAATCAGAAGCAAATGATCAAACATCAAAAAGTATGGGTCATTTAATTACTTCAAAAACAAACCAGGTACTGCTTTTTCATCAAACGGATTTTATTCAAAAAATAAACCCTAAAAAGAAAACTTTTGAGTGGCAATTATCGTTTTCCTACAAAACCTATAGACTAAAAGTTTAACCAAAAAAACCATTATATTATGTCATTAAGATTAGGAGATACCGCACCGGATTTCACTGCTGATAGTACAGCTGGTAAAATCAACTTTTATGAATACCTAGGGGATAGCTGGGGAATTCTCTTCTCCCACCCTGCAGATTATACTCCTGTATGCACCACCGAATTGGGAACAGCTGCTAAGCTAAAAGGGGATTTTGAAAAGAGAAATGTCAAAATGATTGCCTTGAGCGTGGATGGGCTGGAAAGTCACAAGGGCTGGGTAAATGATATCAATGAAACCCAACAGACAGAAGTAAACTACCCTATCATCGCTGATGAAGACAGAAAGGTATCTGAACTCTATGATATGATCCACCCCAATGCGAATGAGAAATTGACCGTAAGGTCGGTGTTTATCATTGGGCCAGATAAAAAGATCAAATTGATCATTACCTATCCAGCCAGTACAGGAAGAAACTTCAATGAACTGTTAAGGGTGATTGATTCATTGCAGCTGACCGCTAATTATTCAGTGGCCACGCCTGCCAACTGGCAGCATGGTGAAGATGTGGTCATTGCACCGGCCATCGCCAATGAGGATATCCCTGCCAAGTTCCCAAAAGGACATAAAGAAATCAAGCCTTATTTGAGAACAACTCCTCAGCCTAACCTGTAGATAATAAGAAAGTCTTAATTAAGCCCTTGGAATTGTGTTTCCAAGGGCTTTTCATTTTTTTCGTTTTGCATTCCAGCTATATTTGACAAAAACTAAGTCATCGAGCAGGCATCTTTTTAGATTTAATATAATCCAGCCTTAATTGCTCCTAGCACTTTTAAACCAGCAAATACATTTTTATATTACCACAAACCAAACCCAATTATAATGAAAAAAGTAACCGGAATAGGAGGCATCTTTTTCAAATGCCAAGACCCTGATAAGATGAAAGAATGGTATGCCAAAAACCTGGGCATGAATACCGACAAGTATGGAACCACTTTTGAGTGGCGCCAGAGTGACCATCCTGATAAAAAAGGCTTTTCCCAGTGGAGTCCATTTTCTGATCAAACCACCTACTTTCAGCCTTCACAAAAGGAATTTATGATCAATTACCGGGTGGAGAATTTAGAAGAATTGCTCAAAGAGCTCAAAAAGGAAGGGGTGACCATCACAGATGAAATCGAAACTTACGAATATGGAAAGTTCATCCATATCATGGATCCAGAAGGAAATAAAATTGAACTTTGGGAACCTAACGATGAGGAATATGATAAAATCCTTGAAGTAAGGACAAAATAAATAATCAGAACAAAGGCCAGCTCGATAAGCTGGCCTTTGTTCTGATTAACGGTCCACATTTCCAAAAACATATCGGATATTGATCCCGAAGGAGTCAGCCCTAAAATCAGTATCCTCAATGATCCAAAGTATGGGTCTCCAGTCCACACCTATCGCTAGCGGAAAGTCAAAATGATACTCTACACCTATTTCACCAGCCGCACCGAAATAAAATGGATCATCTATCCACAAGGCAGGACCAGCACCTACGTACCAATGCAAACCATCCACATCAGCTAAAGGTCTGTACAAAAAGTCCCAAAGTGCCTCTACTCCTACACCATTTCCAAAATTAACGTCAGCATGTACCCGACTAAACTGCCCTAAAGTAAACACTCCATCAATCGCTACATTGTTATAACCATCTCCGAAACGAATACCAAGTTCCTGTGCCTGTAAACCATAACACATCACCAAAAAGGAAAATACTAGTAATAACTTTTTCATTGTTCAATAAGTTAGGTTAAAAATATACTTCCATTAATTTAACTATTCAAAGTTAAAATATAATAGTAAGACCACTATTTTTAACCAAGTATTTGACTACTTTACTAAACTTTCCTTTTTTCAATCTCAAAACTCAGGTTAAACTTCCAGAAAACCTTCAAAAATCTTCACTGCTTTTCCATAAATTTTGACCCTATCCCCTTCTTTTATAAGTCGCATTTCTCCTTCCCGCTTACTTGCCTGATAGGCTTTCAAGCTACTCTTTCCTTCCTTCTTAAACCAATAGTCCATTAGGGCACAATGTGCAAATCCTGTTACGGGATCTTCATTGATACCTAAATTGGGGGCAAAATAACGGGAGTAAATATCAAAATCATCATTTCCCTTTGCAGTGATTATGATACCTTGCTCACTGTGCAGGGAGAGCACATTAAATTCTGGCTCTACATATTCCAAGGTATGATAGCTTTCCAGTTCCAAAATCCAATTTCCTTTTAACGAGGCCGCTGCCACTACTTTTTGACCGAAAAAATCATCCACAAAATAAGGATGTTGATCTACTTTAGTTTCCAGTAAAGGAAAATCCATCTGGATTTCTTCTTCCACCATACTTACTCTTAGCTCCCCACTTTTAGTCTGAAAACTAATTTCCTCTTGGCTGTCTACTACCTCCTCAATGTACAACATATAGGCGCTGGCCAGTGTAGCATGACCACACAAATCCACCTCTTTCATGGGTGTAAACCATCTCAAGTTAAAAGAAGCAGGCCCTGTTTGCTCCAAAAAAGCTGTTTCGCTTAAGTTCATTTCAGCTGCAATCAGTTGCATGCCTTCTTCTGCCAATGGGCCTGGTAAGAGGCAAATAGCCGCTGGATTACCAGAAAAGGGGGTGTCTGTAAAAGCATCTACTGTCACTATGGGAAGTTGCATATTTTAGGCGTTTAAAAGTGGGAAAGGATTATGGATATAATTTAAAGATAAGTGAATTAAAAAGAAACAGCTTGACTCAAAAGCACTTCTGCGCCTGATTTGTTCATTTCTTTTAA harbors:
- a CDS encoding alpha-L-fucosidase, yielding MLFKKITILFSFVLCFTLSNLVHAQEEEILNLNKPEREQWFTDLGFGMFIHWSMDVQLGMVISHSMVGASDDYLNRYVNELPKTFNPINFDAKQWANAAKLAGMKYVVFTTKHHNGYCMYDTETTDFGIMNSPYGQDVTKMIVEACREAGLAVGLYFSPDDFYFLYQQGTLISRVRKEALASGNPELNDYVKRQMKELMTNYGDIDIVFLDGMEQFAKTELAKVCWEINPNVVVTRGAIFTPEQESPESPIPSPWEACYTFGDQWQYRPTNENYKTAKDAILKLIDIKAKGGNLLLNFGPDALGNFPPEQLGVLNEISLWMFINQEVFDETIPHHIIKEDNMWFLTSKDKKTAYIIINEDKWKFGERKNFSIKAFKSTDRSEISVLGHNGKVLEYQKEATPTPTVNQTGNEMNISVTRSQRIYNDRQWRNPVVVKVTAIQ
- the map gene encoding type I methionyl aminopeptidase, encoding MSITSASELIGMQEISEVVATTLKLMREHTKVGMSTRELDEFGGSILKSFGAKSAPLETYGFPGYTCISLNNEAAHGIPSTQKIIQEGDLINIDVSAELNGFWSDNGGSFVIGKDIYFHQPLVDASKEILHKAIHQIKGGVKIADIGYLIETEAKKSGYSVLKNLAGHGVGRSLHEKPDNILNYRVKGNKERFQKNTTVAIETFIATHSTQAVELSDGWTLVGNRGGFVTQHEHTILITDETPVILTASNGIWN
- a CDS encoding amino acid carrier protein, encoding MLKHLFTCFFLFTLIPLSAQELNVSLTTGNASTLINDGYMEASVQGGKPPYTYRWSNQSTPLDASKATGLVEGVKYSLEVTDSEGKSQKVTEKVKSQSVTEHFNGAFSPLVEGLTTILFWDPFEAIGIYDPRSFAQNKEVEIPGWEAGMKDKFTLKQWLVQSGSHVNEGEPVAVVLSQNQGELRVNAPATGILQPLVKTGETIYNAENKEDLIETGAHVFAKVKYDSPVVLTHPNGDARTHPIPFIVIWLVLGAIFFTVKMGFINIRGFKHAIQLASGKFNEDDAPGKITHFQAFATATSATVGLGNIAGVAIAISLGGAGATFWIIMAGFLGMSSKFVECLLGLKYRTIADNGNIFGGPMNYLRYGLEKRNLKSLGKFLAAFFAVLCVGFSFGGGNMFQANQSYEILSNQFPVLEGLGFWVGVVLAILVGIVIIGGIDSIAKVTEKIVPFMAGLYIFGALVVILVNIGNIGQAFSAIWDGAFNPSALKGGFIGVLVIGFQRGVFSNEAGVGSAAIAHSPVKTNHPPSEGFVGLLEPFVDTIVVCTLTALVIIFTGKHEVEGLGGVALTSEAFASVISWFPYLLAVAVFLFAFSSMVSWSYYGLRAWTYLFGNSKKSELAYKLVFVIFVVVGASVSLGAVLDFSDMMILSMSFPNIIGLYIMSGEVRKDMQNYLKKLKKGELFSSQKNQDKVTA
- a CDS encoding LytTR family DNA-binding domain-containing protein is translated as MLHNSHNISPPYFDRKLGWIIYPILGISFIFFANDNDFKTLVQLPSFKWDVVFSIFAASLIGFYLAWLTRYLDKKHPWEKDLKKRASWQVLLGILAPLFFSIGLEVIYLQAIDINIRQSGILILELPLSFLYLFIINLLFYLNYISFAYQKNLRSKSTETTSVEKVKILEGAKENLIPVHHISFIRSTEKTLWLHTFQDKQFFQNGTLNDWEAKLPKQFFYRLNRQFIVHRDAIENIEPTATRRLKVVLKNFNGEDIFIPKTKATAFRNWWQS
- a CDS encoding serine hydrolase: MNRTLTILFAILLLSSCREGDDIAPAFYTCGFTFSDSSAENENNAKYQNLMDEIVSNGVVGMTMSVYQPQTGIWISASGKADLHNNIDMKPCNISRVGSTVKMFTAITVLMLAQEGKLDLDDPIADYLQADVIGRIDNADKATIRQLLQHSSGIFNYIQNLKFQTASLNDLIKEWTPDELLSYAEGKKAYFEPGTDVRYSNTGYILLGMLIEQFEGKPFYEVFEEKIFQPLNLSMTQFAAKDPVPDGIVRGYIDLYSKLQVVESTYFSGWDYFTADGGLISNPKDLNTFFQVLMGQKLLNAEYLDQMLTWKSPKEPDPEFFPIAYGLGIFRIETPSGIAYMHSGDAIGYYANMLYFPDDSTSIAYAANSNYGKIDEFLSTKEAMEHIISELKD